From a region of the Streptacidiphilus albus JL83 genome:
- a CDS encoding type III pantothenate kinase encodes MLLTIDVGNTHTVLGLFDGEEIVEHWRVSTDPRRTADETAVLMQGLMGAHPALGEDTVDGLAICSTVPSVLHELREVTRRYYGDVPAVLVEPGIKTGVHVLTDNPKEVGADRIVNTLAAKHLYGGPCIVVDFGTATTFDAVNERGDYLGGAIAPGIEISVEALGQRGAKLPKIEIIRPRNVIGKNTVECMQSGILYGYAGQVDGVVNRMAAELSTDPDDVQVIATGGLAPLVLGEASSIDVHEPWLTLIGLRLVYEKNTATT; translated from the coding sequence ATGCTGCTCACCATCGATGTCGGCAACACCCACACCGTGCTCGGCCTCTTCGACGGCGAGGAGATCGTGGAGCACTGGCGGGTCTCCACCGACCCGCGGCGCACGGCGGACGAGACGGCAGTGCTGATGCAGGGGCTGATGGGGGCGCACCCCGCGCTCGGGGAGGACACGGTCGACGGACTGGCCATCTGCTCGACCGTGCCCTCGGTCCTCCACGAGCTGCGCGAGGTGACCCGGCGCTACTACGGCGACGTGCCGGCGGTCCTGGTGGAGCCCGGCATCAAGACCGGGGTGCACGTCCTCACCGACAACCCGAAGGAGGTCGGTGCGGACCGGATCGTCAACACCCTGGCCGCCAAGCACCTCTACGGCGGCCCCTGCATCGTGGTCGACTTCGGGACGGCGACCACCTTCGACGCGGTGAACGAGCGCGGCGACTACCTCGGCGGAGCGATCGCGCCGGGCATCGAGATCTCGGTGGAGGCGCTGGGCCAGCGCGGCGCCAAGCTGCCCAAGATCGAGATCATCCGGCCGCGCAACGTCATCGGCAAGAACACCGTGGAGTGCATGCAGTCGGGCATCCTCTACGGCTACGCCGGCCAGGTGGACGGCGTGGTCAACCGGATGGCCGCCGAGCTGTCCACCGACCCGGACGACGTCCAGGTGATCGCGACCGGCGGGCTGGCCCCGCTGGTCCTGGGCGAGGCGAGCAGCATCGACGTGCACGAGCCCTGGCTGACCCTGATCGGCCTGCGGCTGGTGTACGAGAAGAACACCGCCACCACCTGA
- a CDS encoding M23 family metallopeptidase: MTESNEPCANGDRMTTGAAGVILRATVQPICVLAYAWSQIWCCWDARSVLGWVAALLWVLLLNVWLEGWTVAPVCSRWLLWTGRGATLAALLSVLRLAGPLGLPLLPGVPGLRSGGGLVGPVVCGAALALSLVALGRARRHRWGAPLSAPLLVPFAEGVWWVSQGGGRGINHHVCHPRQRGAVDLIATCPTGSRSSYGPAARSRLETYPAYGAKLLAPCAGTVLRAVDGLPDEPVGSPSPDVNPFGNHVVIDTGHELVMLAHLRPGSVRVATGDLVAAGRPIGEVGNSGNSTEPHLHLHAERDGLGLDLAFAGINGGLYRGRRVRAGTGRS; encoded by the coding sequence ATGACGGAGTCGAACGAACCGTGCGCCAACGGTGACCGGATGACCACGGGTGCGGCCGGGGTGATCCTGCGGGCCACGGTGCAGCCGATCTGCGTCCTCGCCTACGCCTGGTCGCAGATCTGGTGCTGCTGGGACGCCCGCTCGGTGCTGGGCTGGGTGGCGGCGCTGCTCTGGGTGCTGCTGCTCAACGTGTGGCTGGAGGGGTGGACCGTGGCTCCGGTGTGCTCGCGCTGGCTGCTGTGGACGGGGCGCGGGGCCACCCTGGCCGCGCTGCTGTCGGTGCTGCGGCTGGCCGGCCCGCTGGGGCTGCCGCTGCTGCCCGGGGTGCCCGGACTGCGCAGCGGCGGCGGGCTGGTGGGGCCGGTGGTGTGCGGCGCCGCGCTCGCGCTGAGCCTGGTGGCACTGGGACGGGCGCGCCGCCACCGCTGGGGCGCGCCGCTGTCGGCGCCGCTGCTGGTGCCCTTCGCCGAGGGTGTCTGGTGGGTCTCCCAGGGCGGCGGACGGGGCATCAACCACCATGTCTGCCACCCCCGGCAGCGCGGGGCGGTCGACCTGATAGCGACCTGCCCGACGGGCTCGCGGAGCAGCTACGGCCCGGCGGCCAGGAGCCGGCTGGAGACCTATCCTGCCTACGGGGCAAAGCTGTTGGCCCCGTGCGCGGGAACCGTGCTGCGGGCGGTCGACGGGCTGCCGGACGAACCGGTGGGCAGTCCCAGCCCCGACGTCAATCCGTTCGGCAACCACGTGGTCATCGACACCGGCCACGAGTTGGTGATGCTGGCCCATCTGCGGCCCGGCAGCGTCCGGGTCGCCACCGGCGACCTGGTGGCCGCGGGCCGGCCGATCGGGGAGGTCGGGAACTCGGGCAACAGCACCGAACCCCATCTGCACCTCCACGCCGAGCGCGACGGGCTCGGTCTCGACCTGGCCTTCGCCGGGATCAACGGCGGCCTCTACCGGGGCCGCCGGGTCCGGGCCGGGACCGGCCGGTCCTGA
- a CDS encoding serine protease gives MAHPQRERIAAVLGENGQGSGYLLSPWLVLTAAHVVGGAATAVVVVPGGHGRVECRVAWRRYEEDCDVAILVTERYLVPAEVARTFATVRWGTVEDLAPRPGAHAVGYPHAQRDGQGELDSEQLVGTLKPASGLLRGRQVLDSLHGAPAATGDHGSPWAGFSGAAVFVDDHLVGVVRSDPTRWQHGRVEITPTTAIVRSPGIHKAFHENQLDLVWVVLDPPEQEQEFEERLRSYIAQQSGSIHIIGMSRGSSDEDHWLLDSNYLSLELVGGRARHFPLPDTEAAGATEPQRAEQALSGQRRVLIRGAAGSGKTTLMQWLATVTARRELPPPLAELRDCVPLLLRLRTLVRLGELPAPEDFLAAVAKPLTGLPGAAGWVTEQLRRGRLLLLVDGVDEVPEADRPRVRDWLLELLAAYPDARYVVTTRPSAVREGWLSQAGFTELELLPMSRADVATFITTWHLAADAGPDDDGNDDDRSERINGWRDALLAAVVAKPDLGRLATTPLMCALICALNRDRNGYLPEGRMELYAAALEMLLVRRDRERGIAVREGLRLSAEQQLTLLQKLAYWLVTNGATEIERPLAVRKLDDALPSMSAVNGDGEEVLRHLLVRSGLLRQPTVESVDFIHRTFQDFLAAKAAVEEEDLGVLVGHAHDDQWADVLRMSVGHARPGERAKLLRALLRRAEADPAHGDRLRLLAATCLEHATELDPEVRLAVETSVARLVPPHSEEAAKALATVGEIVLDLLPGPGRLDEDTALAVVIAATTIAGERAIPLLARYADHPSAKLRGRLAFVWDRFDTRTYGERVISRLTVDGELRFYVKNREQAAFLAGIGGRPRVESSGPLTDEDLRLLPLGPLVEFRLHENPYPIDLSFLAGAPGLTELLLINCEADLDLRPLTDLPLHSLTLSGALGSSDLTPVGRITSLRKLSLGRSGAVGPITPPPGIDFLSLTQDSAVSGLERCTELDILLIGERPHPTHVWRRLSAVPALGQLIIYEASLADLDPAYPLLQLYFLTLVGVSDLDQLWRLPLVCPNLRVLSMVADPASVDPAHLAPLHGCQVIFVPPSVIEAAPKPA, from the coding sequence ATGGCCCACCCCCAGCGCGAACGGATCGCGGCCGTCCTCGGCGAGAACGGCCAGGGCAGTGGCTATCTGCTCAGCCCCTGGCTGGTGCTGACGGCGGCTCATGTCGTGGGCGGGGCCGCGACCGCGGTGGTGGTCGTCCCCGGCGGGCACGGCCGGGTGGAGTGCCGGGTGGCGTGGCGCCGGTACGAGGAGGACTGCGACGTCGCGATCCTGGTGACCGAGCGCTACCTCGTTCCGGCGGAGGTGGCCCGTACCTTCGCCACGGTGCGATGGGGCACGGTCGAGGACCTCGCACCACGTCCGGGTGCGCACGCCGTCGGCTACCCCCACGCCCAGCGGGACGGGCAGGGGGAGTTGGACAGCGAGCAGTTGGTCGGCACGCTCAAGCCCGCGAGCGGCCTGCTGCGGGGGCGTCAGGTCCTCGACAGCCTGCACGGTGCTCCGGCGGCCACCGGCGACCACGGCTCACCCTGGGCGGGCTTCTCCGGGGCGGCCGTGTTCGTCGACGACCACCTGGTCGGGGTCGTCCGCTCGGATCCGACCCGGTGGCAGCACGGACGGGTGGAGATCACCCCGACCACGGCGATCGTCCGGTCACCGGGAATCCACAAGGCGTTCCACGAGAATCAGCTGGACCTCGTGTGGGTCGTCCTCGACCCCCCTGAGCAGGAGCAGGAGTTCGAGGAGCGGCTGCGCTCCTACATCGCCCAGCAGTCCGGCAGCATCCACATCATCGGTATGAGCCGGGGCAGCAGCGACGAGGACCACTGGCTGCTGGACTCCAACTACCTCAGCCTGGAGCTGGTCGGCGGCAGGGCGCGCCACTTCCCGCTCCCGGACACCGAGGCCGCCGGGGCGACCGAGCCGCAGCGCGCCGAGCAGGCCCTCTCCGGGCAGCGGCGGGTGCTGATCCGGGGCGCGGCCGGTTCCGGCAAGACCACGCTGATGCAGTGGCTGGCCACGGTCACCGCCCGGCGCGAACTCCCGCCGCCGCTGGCCGAGCTGAGGGACTGCGTGCCACTGCTGCTGCGGCTGCGCACCCTGGTCCGGCTGGGCGAGCTGCCCGCCCCCGAGGACTTCCTCGCCGCCGTGGCCAAGCCGCTGACCGGCCTGCCCGGCGCGGCCGGCTGGGTCACCGAGCAGCTCCGGCGCGGTCGGCTGCTGCTGCTGGTGGACGGCGTCGACGAGGTCCCGGAGGCCGACCGGCCCCGGGTGCGCGACTGGCTGCTGGAGCTGCTGGCCGCCTACCCGGACGCCCGCTACGTGGTCACCACCCGCCCCTCCGCGGTCCGCGAGGGCTGGCTGTCCCAGGCCGGCTTCACCGAGCTGGAACTGCTCCCGATGAGCCGCGCCGACGTCGCCACCTTCATCACCACCTGGCACCTGGCCGCCGACGCCGGACCGGACGACGACGGCAACGACGACGACCGGAGCGAACGGATCAACGGCTGGCGCGACGCCCTGCTCGCCGCCGTCGTCGCCAAGCCCGACCTCGGCCGGCTCGCCACCACCCCGCTGATGTGCGCGCTGATCTGCGCCCTCAACCGCGACCGCAACGGCTACCTGCCCGAGGGCCGGATGGAGCTGTACGCGGCGGCGCTGGAGATGTTGCTGGTCCGCCGCGACCGCGAGCGCGGCATCGCCGTGCGCGAGGGCCTGCGGCTCAGCGCCGAGCAGCAGCTGACGCTGCTGCAGAAGCTGGCCTACTGGCTGGTGACCAACGGCGCGACCGAGATCGAGCGGCCGCTGGCGGTCCGGAAGCTGGACGACGCGCTGCCGTCCATGTCGGCGGTCAACGGCGACGGCGAGGAGGTGCTGCGCCACCTGCTGGTCCGCAGCGGGCTGCTGCGCCAGCCGACGGTCGAGTCGGTCGACTTCATCCACCGCACCTTCCAGGACTTCCTGGCCGCCAAGGCCGCCGTGGAGGAGGAGGACCTCGGCGTCCTGGTCGGCCACGCCCACGACGACCAGTGGGCGGACGTGCTGCGGATGTCCGTCGGCCACGCCCGCCCGGGGGAACGCGCCAAGCTGCTGCGCGCGCTGCTGCGGCGCGCCGAGGCCGACCCGGCCCACGGCGACCGGCTCCGGCTGCTGGCGGCCACCTGCCTGGAGCACGCCACCGAGCTGGACCCGGAGGTCCGGCTCGCGGTCGAGACCAGCGTCGCCAGGCTCGTCCCGCCGCACTCCGAGGAGGCCGCCAAGGCGCTGGCCACGGTCGGCGAGATCGTCCTCGACCTGCTGCCGGGCCCGGGGAGGCTCGACGAGGACACCGCGCTCGCGGTCGTCATCGCCGCCACCACCATCGCCGGTGAGCGGGCGATCCCGCTGCTGGCACGCTATGCCGACCATCCCTCGGCCAAACTGCGCGGTCGGCTCGCCTTCGTCTGGGACCGCTTCGACACCCGTACCTACGGCGAGCGCGTCATCAGCCGGCTGACCGTCGACGGCGAGCTCCGCTTCTACGTCAAGAACCGTGAGCAGGCGGCCTTCCTGGCCGGGATCGGCGGACGGCCCCGGGTCGAGTCCTCCGGCCCGCTCACCGACGAGGACCTGCGACTGCTGCCGCTCGGACCGCTGGTGGAGTTCCGGCTGCACGAGAACCCCTACCCGATCGACCTGTCCTTCCTGGCCGGGGCACCGGGGCTGACGGAACTCCTGCTGATCAACTGCGAGGCGGACCTGGACCTCCGTCCACTCACTGACCTGCCACTGCACAGCCTCACCCTGAGCGGTGCGCTGGGCTCCAGCGACCTGACCCCGGTCGGCCGGATCACCAGCCTGCGGAAACTGTCCCTGGGCCGTTCCGGTGCCGTCGGCCCGATCACACCACCGCCGGGAATCGACTTCCTCTCGCTGACGCAGGACTCGGCTGTCAGCGGTCTGGAGCGCTGCACCGAGCTGGACATCCTCCTCATCGGCGAGCGCCCGCACCCCACCCACGTCTGGCGCCGGTTGTCCGCCGTGCCCGCCCTGGGGCAGCTGATCATCTACGAGGCGTCACTGGCGGACCTCGACCCGGCGTATCCGCTGCTGCAGCTCTACTTCCTGACTCTGGTCGGCGTCAGCGACCTGGACCAGCTGTGGCGGCTGCCTCTGGTCTGCCCGAACCTGCGGGTCCTCAGCATGGTCGCCGATCCCGCCTCCGTCGACCCCGCGCACCTGGCCCCGCTCCACGGTTGCCAGGTCATCTTCGTACCCCCGAGCGTGATCGAGGCCGCCCCGAAGCCTGCCTGA
- a CDS encoding histone-like nucleoid-structuring protein Lsr2 — MAQKVQVLLVDDLEGGEADETVTFALDGVAYEIDLTHANAGKLRELLAPYTSGGRKQSGRVSAVRGGRARAPRPVGGNPDTAKIRAWAKEEGYEVNDRGRVPSVLREAYEKAHG, encoded by the coding sequence GTGGCGCAGAAGGTTCAGGTCCTTCTTGTCGACGATCTCGAGGGCGGCGAGGCGGACGAGACGGTGACGTTCGCTCTTGACGGGGTTGCCTACGAGATCGATCTCACTCACGCGAATGCGGGCAAGCTGCGCGAGCTGCTCGCCCCGTACACCTCCGGCGGCCGCAAGCAGAGCGGCCGGGTCAGCGCCGTGCGCGGCGGGCGTGCCCGCGCTCCGCGCCCGGTGGGCGGCAACCCGGACACGGCGAAGATCCGTGCCTGGGCCAAGGAGGAGGGCTACGAGGTCAACGACCGCGGTCGGGTGCCCAGCGTCCTCCGCGAGGCGTACGAGAAGGCGCACGGCTGA
- a CDS encoding trypco2 family protein has protein sequence MSGDTQQDGGFGPIELSAAVRAIRRELAAAAADGEGEPVRFEVGPIQLDLTVELTRETGAKGGVRAWVVEAGADTRATRNSTHHLSFTLTPRSAATGGPVEIADPEPGGTSRFGSGG, from the coding sequence ATGTCCGGGGACACACAGCAGGACGGCGGGTTCGGACCGATCGAACTCTCCGCCGCCGTAAGGGCGATCCGACGGGAGCTGGCCGCGGCGGCGGCGGACGGCGAGGGCGAGCCGGTCCGCTTCGAGGTCGGCCCGATCCAGCTGGACCTGACCGTCGAGCTGACCCGGGAGACCGGCGCCAAGGGCGGCGTCCGGGCCTGGGTGGTCGAGGCCGGAGCGGACACCAGGGCCACCCGGAACAGCACCCACCACCTCTCGTTCACCCTCACGCCCAGGTCCGCCGCGACCGGCGGCCCGGTCGAGATCGCCGACCCCGAGCCCGGCGGCACCTCCCGCTTCGGCAGCGGCGGCTGA
- a CDS encoding amino-acid N-acetyltransferase has protein sequence MEVTIRRARTSDVRAVRRLVDGYARERILLNKPTVTLFESVQEFWVAERDDNAEVVACGALHVMWEDLAEVRTLAVDHSCRGTGIGHLLLEKLIQTARWIGVRRIFCLTFEVDFFTKHGFAEIEATPVDSGVYEELLRSYDEGVAEFLGLERVKPNTLGNTRMLLHL, from the coding sequence ATGGAGGTCACGATCCGCCGTGCGCGGACCAGCGATGTACGGGCAGTGCGCAGACTCGTCGACGGCTACGCGCGCGAGCGAATCCTGCTGAACAAGCCGACGGTCACGCTCTTCGAATCCGTACAGGAGTTCTGGGTCGCCGAGCGGGACGACAACGCCGAGGTGGTCGCCTGTGGCGCGCTCCATGTGATGTGGGAGGACCTGGCCGAGGTCCGCACGCTGGCGGTGGACCACTCCTGCCGGGGTACCGGTATCGGACATCTGCTGTTGGAGAAGCTCATCCAGACCGCCCGCTGGATCGGGGTGCGCCGGATTTTCTGCCTCACCTTCGAAGTCGACTTCTTCACCAAACACGGCTTCGCCGAGATCGAGGCCACACCGGTCGACAGCGGTGTCTACGAGGAGCTGCTGCGCAGCTACGACGAGGGCGTCGCCGAGTTCCTCGGGCTGGAACGTGTGAAACCGAACACCTTGGGTAACACACGGATGCTCTTGCATCTCTGA
- a CDS encoding ATP-dependent Clp protease ATP-binding subunit yields the protein MFERFTDRARRVVVLAQEEARMLNHNYIGTEHILLGLIHEGEGVAAKALESLGISLEAVRQQVEEIIGQGQQAPSGHIPFTPRAKKVLELSLREALQLGHNYIGTEHILLGLIREGEGVAAQVLVKLGADLNRVRQQVIQLLSGYQAGGKESATAGGPAEGTPSTSLVLDQFGRNLTQAAREAKLDPVIGREKEIERVMQVLSRRTKNNPVLIGEPGVGKTAVVEGLAQAIVKGEVPETLKDKQLYTLDLGALVAGSRYRGDFEERLKKVLKEIRTRGDIILFIDELHTLVGAGAAEGAIDAASILKPMLARGELQTIGATTLDEYRKHLEKDAALERRFQPIQVAEPSLAHTIEILKGLRDRYEAHHRVSITDAALVAAATLADRYISDRFLPDKAIDLIDEAGSRMRIRRMTAPPDLREFDEKIADVRREKESAIDAQDFEKAAALRDNEKTLLTAKSKREKEWKAGDMDVVAEVDEELIAEVLATATGIPVFKLTEEESSRLLRMEDELHKRVIGQKDAIKALSQAIRRTRAGLKDPKRPGGSFIFAGPSGVGKTELSKTLAEFLFGDEDALIQLDMSEFSEKHTVSRLFGSPPGYVGYEEGGQLTEKVRRKPFSVVLFDEVEKAHPDIFNSLLQILEDGRLTDSQGRVVDFKNTVIIMTTNLGTRDISKGFNLGFAAQGDVATGYERMKAKVGEELKQHFRPEFLNRVDDIVVFHQLSEDDIIQIVDLMAAKVDDRLKDRDMGLELTPAAKSLLAKRGYDPILGARPLRRTIQREIEDVLSEKILFGELRAGHIVLVDVEGEGKAAKFTFVGADKSPIADTPPVATTGPDLTKGGAGAA from the coding sequence ATGTTCGAGAGGTTCACCGACCGCGCGCGGCGGGTTGTCGTCCTGGCTCAGGAAGAAGCCCGGATGCTCAACCACAACTACATCGGCACCGAGCACATCCTTCTGGGTCTGATCCACGAGGGTGAGGGTGTCGCCGCTAAGGCCCTGGAGAGCCTCGGGATTTCGCTCGAGGCGGTCCGCCAGCAGGTTGAGGAGATCATCGGACAGGGGCAGCAGGCCCCGTCCGGCCACATCCCCTTCACTCCTCGGGCGAAGAAGGTCCTGGAGCTTTCGCTCCGGGAGGCGCTCCAGCTCGGCCACAACTACATCGGGACCGAGCACATCCTGCTCGGCCTCATCCGCGAGGGCGAGGGCGTCGCCGCCCAGGTCCTGGTGAAGCTCGGCGCGGACCTGAACCGGGTCCGGCAGCAGGTCATCCAGCTGCTGTCCGGGTACCAGGCCGGCGGCAAGGAGTCGGCCACGGCCGGCGGCCCGGCCGAGGGCACCCCGTCGACCTCGCTGGTCCTCGACCAGTTCGGCCGCAACCTGACCCAGGCCGCTCGTGAAGCCAAGCTCGACCCGGTCATCGGGCGCGAGAAGGAGATCGAGCGGGTCATGCAGGTGCTGTCCCGCCGCACCAAGAACAACCCGGTGCTGATCGGTGAGCCCGGCGTCGGCAAGACCGCCGTCGTCGAGGGCCTGGCCCAGGCCATCGTCAAGGGCGAGGTCCCGGAGACGCTGAAGGACAAGCAGCTCTACACCCTCGACCTGGGCGCGCTGGTGGCCGGCTCCCGCTACCGCGGTGACTTCGAGGAGCGCCTGAAGAAGGTGCTCAAGGAGATCCGCACCCGCGGGGACATCATCCTGTTCATCGACGAGCTCCACACCCTGGTGGGTGCGGGCGCCGCCGAGGGCGCGATCGACGCGGCCAGCATCCTCAAGCCCATGCTGGCGCGAGGCGAGCTGCAGACCATCGGCGCCACCACGCTCGACGAGTACCGCAAGCACCTGGAGAAGGATGCGGCGCTGGAGCGCCGCTTCCAGCCGATCCAGGTCGCCGAGCCCTCGCTGGCGCACACCATCGAGATCCTCAAGGGCCTCCGGGACCGCTACGAGGCGCACCACCGGGTGTCCATCACGGACGCCGCGCTGGTCGCCGCCGCGACCCTGGCGGACCGGTACATCTCGGACCGGTTCCTTCCCGACAAGGCGATCGACCTCATCGACGAGGCCGGTTCGCGGATGCGCATCCGCCGGATGACCGCGCCGCCGGACCTGCGCGAGTTCGACGAGAAGATCGCCGACGTGCGCCGGGAGAAGGAGTCCGCGATCGATGCGCAGGACTTCGAGAAGGCCGCCGCTCTCCGCGACAACGAGAAGACCCTCCTGACCGCGAAGAGCAAGCGCGAGAAGGAGTGGAAGGCCGGCGACATGGACGTCGTCGCCGAGGTCGACGAGGAGCTGATCGCCGAGGTCCTGGCCACGGCGACCGGCATCCCGGTCTTCAAGCTCACCGAGGAGGAGTCCTCCCGCCTGCTGCGGATGGAGGACGAGCTGCACAAGCGCGTCATCGGCCAGAAGGACGCCATCAAGGCGCTCTCCCAGGCCATCCGGCGCACCCGTGCGGGCCTCAAGGACCCGAAGCGCCCGGGAGGGTCGTTCATCTTCGCCGGCCCGTCCGGCGTCGGTAAGACCGAGCTGTCCAAGACGCTGGCCGAGTTCCTCTTCGGCGACGAGGACGCGCTGATCCAGCTCGACATGTCCGAGTTCAGCGAGAAGCACACGGTCTCCCGGCTGTTCGGCTCGCCTCCCGGCTACGTCGGGTACGAGGAGGGCGGCCAGCTGACCGAGAAGGTCCGCCGCAAGCCGTTCTCGGTCGTCCTCTTCGACGAGGTCGAGAAGGCCCACCCGGACATCTTCAACTCGCTGCTGCAGATCCTGGAGGACGGTCGGCTGACCGACAGCCAGGGCCGGGTCGTGGACTTCAAGAACACGGTCATCATCATGACCACCAACCTCGGCACCCGGGACATCTCCAAGGGCTTCAACCTGGGCTTCGCCGCCCAGGGCGACGTCGCCACCGGCTACGAGCGGATGAAGGCGAAGGTCGGCGAGGAGCTCAAGCAGCACTTCCGCCCCGAGTTCCTCAACCGTGTCGACGACATCGTGGTCTTCCACCAGCTGTCCGAGGACGACATCATCCAGATCGTCGACCTCATGGCCGCCAAGGTGGACGACCGGCTCAAGGACCGCGACATGGGCCTGGAGCTCACGCCCGCGGCCAAGTCCCTGCTCGCCAAGCGCGGCTACGACCCGATCCTGGGCGCCCGCCCGCTGCGCCGCACCATCCAGCGCGAGATCGAGGACGTGCTCTCGGAGAAGATCCTCTTCGGCGAGCTGCGTGCCGGTCACATCGTCCTGGTGGACGTCGAGGGCGAGGGCAAGGCGGCGAAGTTCACCTTCGTCGGCGCCGACAAGTCCCCGATCGCCGACACCCCTCCGGTGGCGACGACCGGCCCGGACCTGACCAAGGGCGGCGCGGGCGCGGCGTAG
- the lysX gene encoding bifunctional lysylphosphatidylglycerol synthetase/lysine--tRNA ligase LysX, protein MTDQTPAPAPDDLPEQMRVRREKLERLRAAGVDPYPVGFPRTTTLADLRAAHPDLEADVATGDRAGVTGRVVLSRTGGKLCFATLRDGTADLQVMLSLDKLGAESLAAWKADIDLGDQVGVEGEVITSKRGELSIMVDRWELTSKCLRPLPDKHKGLTDPEARVRQRYVDLIVNPEAREMLYLRSKVVRSIRRTYEERGYTEVETPMLQPVHGGANARPFKTHINAYDLGLFLRIAPELYLKRLVVGGAEKVFEINRNFRNEGADSTHNPEFTSLESYEAYGDYNTQAELIRATIINAAREALGTTVIRGTDPHGVEHEIDLAEPWAEVTVYGGISDKLGTEVTPETTVDELRKLADAAGVPYEQKWGHGQIVLEMVERLLEEDAIRPTFIKDYPTEVSPLTRQHRSNPGVAEKWDLMIFGTEIGTAYSELVDPVEQRARLTAQSLLAAGGDVEAMQVDEDFLRALEYGMPPTGGLGLGVDRLIMLLTGKNIRETLLFPLVRPDVQQ, encoded by the coding sequence GTGACTGATCAGACTCCTGCGCCGGCCCCTGATGACCTTCCCGAACAGATGCGGGTGCGCCGCGAGAAGCTGGAGCGGCTCCGCGCCGCCGGCGTCGACCCGTACCCGGTGGGTTTCCCCCGGACGACGACCCTCGCCGACCTGCGCGCCGCCCACCCGGACCTCGAAGCCGACGTCGCCACCGGCGACCGCGCCGGGGTGACCGGGCGCGTCGTGCTCAGCCGGACCGGCGGCAAGCTCTGCTTCGCCACCCTCCGCGACGGCACCGCCGACCTCCAGGTGATGCTCTCGCTGGACAAGCTCGGCGCGGAGAGCCTGGCGGCCTGGAAGGCCGACATCGACCTGGGCGACCAGGTCGGCGTCGAGGGTGAGGTCATCACCTCCAAGCGCGGCGAGCTGTCGATCATGGTGGACCGCTGGGAGCTCACCTCCAAGTGCCTCCGTCCGCTGCCGGACAAGCACAAGGGCCTGACCGACCCGGAGGCCCGGGTCCGGCAGCGCTACGTCGACCTGATCGTCAACCCCGAGGCGCGGGAGATGCTGTACCTGCGCAGCAAGGTGGTCCGCTCGATCCGCCGCACCTACGAGGAGCGCGGCTACACCGAGGTCGAGACGCCGATGCTGCAGCCGGTCCACGGCGGCGCCAACGCGCGCCCCTTCAAGACCCACATCAACGCCTACGACCTCGGCCTCTTCCTGCGGATCGCCCCCGAGCTCTACCTCAAGCGGCTGGTGGTCGGCGGCGCGGAGAAGGTCTTCGAGATCAACCGCAACTTCCGCAACGAGGGCGCGGACTCCACCCACAACCCGGAGTTCACCTCGCTGGAGTCCTACGAGGCGTACGGGGACTACAACACCCAGGCCGAGCTGATCCGGGCGACCATCATCAACGCCGCCCGGGAGGCCCTCGGCACCACCGTGATCCGGGGCACCGACCCGCACGGCGTCGAGCACGAGATCGACCTGGCCGAGCCCTGGGCCGAGGTCACCGTCTACGGCGGGATCTCCGACAAGCTCGGCACCGAGGTCACCCCGGAGACCACGGTCGATGAGCTGCGCAAGCTGGCCGACGCGGCCGGGGTCCCCTACGAGCAGAAGTGGGGCCACGGCCAGATCGTCCTGGAGATGGTCGAGCGGCTGCTGGAGGAGGACGCGATCAGGCCGACCTTCATCAAGGACTACCCGACCGAGGTCTCCCCGCTCACCCGGCAGCACCGGTCGAACCCGGGTGTGGCCGAGAAGTGGGACCTGATGATCTTCGGTACCGAGATCGGCACCGCCTACTCCGAGCTGGTCGACCCGGTCGAGCAGCGGGCCCGGCTCACCGCCCAGTCGCTGCTGGCGGCCGGCGGCGACGTCGAGGCCATGCAGGTGGACGAGGACTTCCTCCGCGCGCTGGAGTACGGGATGCCGCCGACCGGCGGCCTCGGTCTCGGCGTCGACCGCCTGATCATGCTGCTGACCGGCAAGAACATCCGCGAGACGCTGCTCTTCCCGCTGGTCAGGCCGGACGTCCAGCAGTAG